Proteins encoded together in one Pseudoroseomonas cervicalis window:
- a CDS encoding GNAT family N-acetyltransferase, which translates to MALSLVEPAIRVAVDVTFLRMAAPPTDAPQPLPEGVRLERLAQCSVPFYRFLYNTVGQDYVWWLRRAAADEELGRVLGDPAVSIHVLYQGGEPAGFFELERRPGGTTNLAYFGLLPRAVGTGIGRAFLRAAIDEAWSGGCDLLTVNTCTADHARALPNYLAAGFTRLRTVREIWPVPVRLGLRVPERLLA; encoded by the coding sequence ATGGCGCTGTCGCTGGTGGAGCCGGCGATCCGGGTGGCGGTGGACGTCACCTTCCTGCGCATGGCGGCGCCGCCCACCGATGCGCCGCAGCCCCTGCCCGAGGGGGTGCGGCTGGAGCGGCTGGCGCAATGCTCGGTGCCCTTCTACCGCTTCCTCTACAACACGGTCGGCCAGGATTACGTCTGGTGGCTGCGCCGCGCCGCGGCGGATGAGGAGCTGGGCCGGGTGCTGGGCGATCCGGCGGTGTCGATCCATGTGCTCTACCAGGGCGGCGAGCCGGCCGGCTTCTTCGAGCTGGAGCGGCGGCCGGGCGGCACCACCAATCTCGCCTATTTCGGCCTGCTGCCGCGCGCCGTCGGCACCGGCATCGGCCGCGCCTTTCTGCGCGCCGCCATCGACGAGGCCTGGTCCGGCGGCTGCGACCTGCTGACGGTGAACACCTGCACCGCCGACCATGCGCGCGCCTTGCCGAACTACCTGGCCGCCGGCTTCACCCGGCTGCGCACGGTGCGCGAGATCTGGCCGGTGCCGGTGCGGCTCGGCCTGCGGGTGCCCGAGCGGCTGCTGGCCTGA
- the carA gene encoding glutamine-hydrolyzing carbamoyl-phosphate synthase small subunit: protein MRSVEDIIALMGGPEAVAERCGVGTEAVRKWRQARAIPAKHWPAIIAATGLSLAELSPSAPPSEPSPETRMSAPAPQTDQPPAGATAALVLGDGTVFWGLGFGAHTTSTGEICFNTGMTGYQETLTDPSYAGQIITFTFPHIGNVGANAEDVESITPAARGLVVKLDLTEPANYRATRHLDAWLKSYGIPGIAGIDTRALTARIRDGGAPNGVLAFPGDGRFDLPALKAQAAGWPGLEGMDLAKEVTCRQSYNWSEGLWAWGQGYAKAPAKAHKVVAIDYGAKHNILRCLADAGCDVTVLPATATAEEILAQNPDGVFLSNGPGDPAATGTYAVPAIQGVLASGKPVFGICLGHQLLALALGGKTFKLDRGHRGANQPVKDLATGRVEITSQNHGFAVDEKSLPESVKVTHISLFDGSNEGIAATDRPAFSVQYHPEASPGPSDSHYLFRRFVEMIEKHKAA, encoded by the coding sequence ATGCGGTCCGTGGAAGACATCATCGCCCTGATGGGCGGCCCTGAGGCGGTGGCCGAGCGCTGCGGCGTCGGCACCGAGGCGGTGCGCAAATGGCGCCAGGCGCGCGCCATTCCCGCCAAGCACTGGCCGGCGATCATCGCCGCCACCGGCCTGTCCCTGGCCGAACTCAGCCCTTCCGCCCCGCCTTCCGAACCGAGCCCGGAGACGCGCATGTCCGCCCCTGCCCCGCAGACCGACCAGCCGCCCGCCGGCGCCACCGCCGCCCTGGTCCTGGGTGACGGCACCGTCTTCTGGGGCCTGGGCTTCGGCGCCCACACCACCAGCACCGGCGAGATCTGCTTCAACACCGGCATGACGGGCTATCAGGAAACCCTGACCGACCCCTCCTATGCCGGGCAGATCATCACCTTCACCTTCCCGCATATCGGCAATGTCGGCGCAAATGCCGAGGATGTGGAGAGCATCACCCCCGCCGCCCGCGGCCTGGTGGTGAAGCTGGACCTGACCGAGCCCGCCAATTACCGCGCCACGCGGCATCTGGATGCCTGGCTGAAGAGCTACGGCATCCCGGGCATCGCCGGCATCGACACCCGCGCGCTGACCGCCCGCATCCGTGATGGCGGCGCGCCGAACGGCGTGCTGGCCTTTCCCGGCGATGGCCGCTTCGACCTGCCCGCGCTGAAGGCGCAGGCCGCCGGCTGGCCGGGGCTGGAGGGCATGGACCTGGCCAAGGAAGTGACCTGCCGCCAGTCCTACAACTGGAGCGAGGGGCTCTGGGCCTGGGGCCAGGGCTATGCCAAGGCGCCCGCCAAGGCCCACAAGGTCGTCGCCATCGATTACGGCGCCAAGCACAACATCCTGCGCTGCCTGGCCGATGCCGGCTGCGACGTGACCGTGCTGCCCGCCACCGCGACCGCCGAGGAGATCCTGGCCCAGAACCCGGATGGCGTGTTCCTGTCCAATGGCCCCGGCGACCCGGCGGCGACCGGCACCTATGCCGTGCCGGCCATCCAGGGCGTGCTGGCCTCCGGCAAGCCGGTCTTCGGCATCTGCCTCGGGCACCAGCTGCTGGCGCTGGCGCTGGGCGGCAAGACCTTCAAGCTGGATCGCGGCCATCGCGGCGCCAACCAGCCGGTGAAGGACCTGGCCACCGGCCGGGTCGAGATCACCAGCCAGAATCACGGCTTCGCGGTGGATGAGAAATCCCTGCCGGAGAGCGTGAAGGTCACGCACATCTCGCTGTTCGACGGCTCGAATGAGGGCATCGCGGCGACCGACCGCCCGGCCTTCTCCGTGCAGTACCACCCGGAGGCCAGCCCCGGCCCCTCCGACAGCCACTATCTCTTCCGTCGCTTTGTCGAGATGATCGAGAAGCACAAGGCGGCCTGA
- the ppa gene encoding inorganic diphosphatase: MDVSKLSTGKNPPHDINVVIEIPQGSAVKYEVDKESGAVVVDRFLFTPMAYPAAYGFVPGTLADDGDPSDALVLVPSAVVPGSVIRARPIGVLFMEDESGQDEKLVCVPHDKISLAFTDVKELEDLPKSTRDQIEHFFTRYKDLEPGKWVKVKGWGNAAQAAEILQKQIAAAG; the protein is encoded by the coding sequence ATGGATGTCAGCAAGCTCTCCACCGGCAAGAACCCGCCCCACGACATCAATGTCGTGATCGAGATCCCGCAGGGCAGCGCGGTGAAGTACGAGGTGGACAAGGAGAGCGGCGCCGTGGTGGTGGACCGCTTCCTGTTCACGCCGATGGCCTATCCGGCCGCCTATGGCTTCGTCCCCGGCACGCTGGCCGATGATGGCGACCCGTCCGACGCGCTGGTGCTGGTGCCCAGCGCCGTGGTGCCGGGCTCCGTCATCCGCGCCCGCCCGATCGGCGTGCTGTTCATGGAGGATGAGAGCGGCCAGGATGAGAAGCTGGTCTGCGTGCCGCATGACAAGATCTCGCTGGCCTTCACCGATGTGAAGGAGCTCGAGGACCTGCCCAAGAGCACGCGCGACCAGATCGAGCATTTCTTCACCCGCTACAAGGATCTGGAGCCGGGCAAGTGGGTCAAGGTGAAGGGCTGGGGCAATGCCGCCCAGGCCGCCGAGATCCTGCAGAAGCAGATCGCCGCGGCCGGCTGA
- a CDS encoding SDR family NAD(P)-dependent oxidoreductase, with protein MFDLTGRVALVTGGNGGIGLGMARGLAACGARIAVVGRNAEKNAAAVAALGGEAFAIAADLTPAEAPAAALAQVLERTGGQLDILVNNAGTNIRRLPQDVTDAEWATVMDTNLTSVMRLTRAAYPALKASGRGRVICIGSMMSIFGLPLSPAYGASKGAIVQYVRNLAVAWGPDGITANAILPGWIETDLTAGAKRDIPTLNDNVLARTPQKRWGQPADFAGIAAFLASDAATFVTGTAIPVDGGMSVHG; from the coding sequence ATGTTCGACCTGACCGGGCGCGTCGCGCTCGTCACCGGCGGCAATGGCGGCATCGGCCTCGGCATGGCCCGTGGCCTGGCCGCCTGCGGCGCGCGCATCGCCGTGGTCGGCCGCAATGCCGAGAAGAACGCGGCGGCCGTGGCGGCGCTGGGCGGTGAGGCGTTTGCCATCGCCGCCGACCTGACGCCGGCCGAGGCCCCCGCCGCCGCCCTGGCGCAGGTGCTGGAGCGCACCGGCGGGCAGCTCGACATCCTGGTCAACAATGCCGGCACCAATATCCGCCGCCTGCCGCAGGACGTGACCGACGCCGAATGGGCGACGGTGATGGACACCAACCTGACCAGCGTCATGCGCCTGACCCGCGCCGCCTATCCGGCGCTGAAGGCGAGCGGCCGGGGCCGGGTGATCTGCATCGGCTCGATGATGTCGATCTTCGGCCTGCCGCTCTCCCCCGCCTATGGCGCCAGCAAGGGCGCCATCGTGCAGTATGTGCGCAATCTGGCGGTGGCCTGGGGGCCGGATGGCATCACCGCCAACGCCATCCTGCCCGGCTGGATCGAGACCGACCTGACCGCCGGCGCCAAGCGCGACATCCCGACGCTGAACGACAACGTGCTGGCCCGCACGCCGCAGAAGCGCTGGGGGCAGCCCGCCGATTTCGCCGGCATCGCCGCCTTCCTGGCCAGCGATGCGGCGACCTTCGTCACCGGCACCGCCATCCCGGTGGATGGCGGCATGTCGGTGCACGGCTGA
- a CDS encoding GatB/YqeY domain-containing protein, which produces MTLRERFTAELKAAMLAKDAARTSTIRMIIAKLKDTDIAARPSGVDQVPEEQIVAMLRGMVKSRRESVEMYAQGGRQELAEKESAEIAVIEGFLPQQMDEAAMRQAVADAVAESGAASVKEMGKVMAVLKAKHAATMDMSKAGPLVKAALGG; this is translated from the coding sequence ATGACCCTGCGCGAACGCTTCACCGCGGAGCTGAAGGCGGCGATGCTCGCCAAGGATGCGGCCCGCACCTCCACCATCCGCATGATCATAGCCAAGCTGAAGGACACCGACATCGCCGCCCGGCCTTCGGGTGTGGACCAGGTGCCGGAGGAGCAGATCGTGGCCATGCTGCGCGGCATGGTGAAGTCCCGCCGCGAGAGTGTGGAGATGTATGCCCAGGGGGGGCGTCAGGAGCTGGCCGAGAAGGAATCCGCCGAGATCGCCGTGATCGAGGGCTTCTTGCCGCAGCAGATGGACGAGGCGGCGATGCGGCAGGCGGTGGCCGATGCGGTGGCCGAGAGCGGCGCGGCCTCGGTCAAGGAGATGGGCAAGGTGATGGCGGTGCTGAAGGCGAAGCACGCCGCCACCATGGACATGTCCAAGGCCGGCCCGCTGGTGAAGGCCGCGCTCGGCGGCTGA
- a CDS encoding LysE family translocator produces MLPTATLLTFSLLALGLAVTPGPNMLYLVSRSVAQGPRAGLVSLAGCQAGSLLIMLGAAAGVTAALLAIPYAYDVLRLGGAAYLLWLAWQSIRPGGQPLFAPRPLPAERDGKLFAVGMATALLNPKVAIFYVAVMPPFMDPALGSLFWQGVTLGLGADHGRDAGGCAAGAGCRQRRPLLLPPPAVGGAATLDHGRRAGRAGGQPGPAEPAMTLPPRP; encoded by the coding sequence ATGCTGCCCACCGCCACCCTGCTGACCTTCTCCCTGCTCGCGCTCGGCCTGGCGGTGACGCCGGGGCCGAACATGCTCTATCTGGTCTCGCGCTCCGTGGCGCAGGGGCCGCGCGCGGGGCTGGTGTCGCTGGCCGGGTGCCAGGCGGGCAGCCTGCTGATCATGCTGGGCGCGGCGGCGGGCGTCACCGCCGCCCTGCTCGCCATCCCCTATGCCTATGACGTGCTGCGGCTGGGCGGTGCGGCCTATCTGCTCTGGCTCGCTTGGCAGAGCATCCGCCCCGGTGGCCAGCCGCTCTTCGCCCCGCGGCCGCTGCCGGCGGAGCGCGACGGCAAGCTGTTCGCCGTCGGCATGGCCACCGCCCTGCTGAACCCCAAGGTGGCGATCTTCTACGTCGCCGTCATGCCGCCCTTCATGGACCCGGCCCTGGGCTCGCTGTTCTGGCAGGGCGTGACGCTGGGCCTGGGTGCAGATCACGGTCGCGACGCTGGCGGATGCGCTGCTGGTGCTGGGTGCCGGCAGCGTCGCCCGCTTCTTCTTCCGCCGCCCGCGGTGGGCGGCGCTGCAACGCTGGATCATGGGCGGCGCGCTGGGAGGGCTGGCGGTCAGCCTGGCCCTGCAGAGCCGGCGATGACGCTGCCCCCTCGCCCCTGA
- a CDS encoding methyl-accepting chemotaxis protein, with protein MTGASLSWLKRLPLSARLGALALVALLALGAMSLVAARQNAQALEEGRIAMLRAVVESVLSIAAREAAEEQAGRASRAEAQANALRAIRALRYRGEEYVFITDLQARMVMHPIRPALDGQDVGPLKDPSGFLLFRAFVETVQRSGSGLVPYLWPRPGSEQPVEKLSFVQGFAPWGWVVGTGIYVDDLRAAQREAIWSLGGLALGVALVLLLLALWIGRGITRPLAALAGRMRGLAAGELAAPVPGLQRGDEIGAMARSLAVFREAMQEAERLRQEREAGRRAAEAERRAGQAALAQEVEQSLRAVSEALAGSAQDLTRATDSMGATRRQVGVELSAAAAEAGQTGGNVRAVSEAAEALAGSVAAIGAKVAESAAAAGRATAEARQADAAVASLAEMGLRIGDVVRLINDIAGQTNLLALNATIEAARAGEAGKGFAVVASEVKTLASQTARATEEIGAQIGAMQRATEQMVAAIRNVSATIEQSGAIAEAISDAVAQQGAATHAIARNVADAAAGSGQVAARMGEVERCMQQDEGALDGVRRSGAAVAEQGAALRGAVAALVARLQSGGTGQGGAPADPAQRGAA; from the coding sequence GTGACGGGGGCTTCCCTTTCCTGGCTGAAGCGGCTGCCGCTTTCGGCGCGGCTGGGCGCGCTGGCGCTGGTCGCGCTGCTGGCGCTCGGCGCGATGTCGCTGGTGGCGGCGCGGCAGAACGCCCAGGCGCTGGAGGAAGGGCGCATCGCCATGCTGCGCGCCGTGGTGGAGAGCGTGCTCTCCATCGCCGCGCGCGAGGCGGCGGAGGAACAGGCCGGCCGCGCCAGCCGGGCCGAGGCCCAGGCCAATGCGCTGCGCGCCATCCGCGCGCTGCGCTATCGCGGCGAGGAATACGTCTTCATCACCGATCTGCAGGCCCGCATGGTGATGCATCCGATCCGCCCGGCGCTGGACGGGCAGGATGTCGGGCCGCTGAAGGACCCGAGCGGCTTCCTGCTGTTCCGCGCCTTCGTCGAGACGGTGCAGCGCTCCGGCAGCGGGCTGGTGCCCTATCTCTGGCCGCGCCCGGGCAGCGAGCAGCCGGTGGAGAAGCTGAGCTTCGTGCAGGGCTTCGCCCCCTGGGGCTGGGTGGTCGGCACCGGCATCTATGTCGATGACCTGCGCGCGGCGCAGCGCGAGGCGATCTGGAGCCTGGGCGGGCTGGCGCTGGGCGTCGCCCTGGTGCTGCTGCTGCTGGCGCTGTGGATCGGCCGCGGCATCACCCGCCCGCTGGCGGCGCTGGCCGGGCGGATGCGCGGCCTGGCGGCGGGGGAGCTGGCCGCGCCGGTGCCCGGGCTGCAGCGCGGCGACGAGATCGGCGCCATGGCGCGCAGCCTGGCCGTGTTCCGCGAGGCGATGCAGGAGGCCGAGCGGCTGCGCCAGGAGCGCGAGGCCGGCCGCCGTGCCGCCGAGGCCGAGCGCCGCGCCGGCCAGGCCGCCCTGGCGCAGGAGGTGGAGCAGTCGCTGCGCGCCGTGTCCGAGGCGCTGGCCGGCTCCGCCCAGGATCTGACCCGCGCCACCGACAGCATGGGCGCGACCCGCCGGCAGGTGGGGGTGGAGCTCTCCGCCGCCGCGGCCGAGGCCGGGCAGACCGGCGGCAATGTGCGTGCCGTGTCGGAGGCGGCGGAGGCGCTGGCCGGCTCGGTCGCCGCCATTGGCGCCAAGGTGGCGGAAAGCGCCGCCGCCGCCGGCCGCGCCACCGCCGAGGCGCGCCAGGCCGATGCCGCCGTCGCCAGCCTGGCCGAGATGGGCCTGCGCATCGGCGATGTGGTGCGGCTGATCAACGACATTGCCGGGCAGACCAATCTGCTGGCGCTGAACGCCACCATCGAGGCCGCCCGGGCGGGGGAGGCCGGCAAGGGCTTCGCCGTGGTGGCCTCCGAGGTGAAGACGCTCGCCAGCCAGACCGCCCGCGCCACCGAGGAGATCGGCGCCCAGATCGGCGCCATGCAGCGCGCCACCGAGCAGATGGTGGCGGCGATCCGCAATGTGAGCGCCACCATCGAGCAGAGCGGCGCCATCGCCGAGGCGATTTCCGACGCGGTGGCGCAGCAGGGCGCCGCGACCCATGCCATCGCCCGCAATGTCGCCGATGCCGCCGCCGGCTCCGGCCAGGTGGCGGCGCGCATGGGTGAGGTGGAGCGCTGCATGCAGCAGGATGAGGGCGCGCTGGACGGGGTGCGCCGCTCCGGCGCCGCGGTCGCCGAGCAGGGCGCGGCGCTGCGCGGCGCGGTGGCGGCGCTGGTGGCGCGGCTGCAATCCGGCGGCACGGGGCAGGGCGGCGCCCCGGCCGATCCGGCGCAGCGCGGCGCCGCCTGA
- the dnaG gene encoding DNA primase — protein MSLPPNFLDELRLRTPLAPLIGRSVKLTRAGRQWRGCCPFHGEKSPSFYVYDDHYHCFGCGAHGDAIAYVMQTQGASFPEAVERLAAEAGLEVPKASPQQAKREARQRDLHDVMEAASEAFQRRLRLPEGRGGLDYLLRRGLSEETIRRFGLGWSGGGRGALAADLKPQGIETRQLVEAGLMRAGEGDSPPSDLFFNRVMFPIRDRRGRIVSFGGRVLGDGQPKYVNGPETELFSKRRNLYALDLAREAAFKGAPVVVVEGYMDVIALHQAGFGGAVAPLGTALTEEQLAELWRIAPQPVLCFDGDKAGGRAASRAAELALPLLSPERSLSFATLPAGEDPDTLVGRGGPAAFRAVLEAARPLSEVLYGMLAEKHPGTTPEARAALRHALEGAAGSIPDKFLAGEYRRQLLDRFFESGRSRPQPGGGGGRGFGVGGFGKGGFNKGGFGGRGRPGPPPLALPRPEIDPGQVRQEQARCLLAIAFAHPWLLSEVEEAFAALDLPEGLPQRLQHILLSWPHQHGLGEEGRVEAAALLDHLQKVEPEGHAWLRQWPKLLPAAAGADALPKLVAEQWWYFFGCLRGEAALRAELAEAQQDLALSGSPAAQTRMIRLKELLAAQLRGEMEEEGGAF, from the coding sequence ATGTCCCTGCCACCCAATTTCCTGGATGAGCTTCGCCTCCGCACGCCGCTGGCGCCGCTGATCGGGCGCAGCGTGAAGCTGACGCGGGCGGGGCGGCAATGGCGCGGCTGCTGCCCCTTCCATGGGGAGAAGTCGCCCTCCTTCTACGTCTATGACGACCACTATCATTGCTTCGGCTGCGGCGCGCATGGCGATGCCATCGCCTATGTGATGCAGACGCAAGGGGCGAGCTTCCCCGAGGCGGTGGAGCGGCTGGCGGCCGAGGCGGGCCTCGAGGTGCCGAAGGCCAGCCCGCAGCAGGCCAAGCGGGAGGCGCGGCAGCGCGACCTGCATGACGTCATGGAAGCCGCCAGCGAGGCCTTCCAGCGCCGGCTGCGCCTGCCGGAGGGGCGGGGCGGCCTGGATTACCTGCTCCGCCGTGGCCTGAGCGAGGAGACCATCCGCCGTTTCGGCCTGGGCTGGTCGGGCGGCGGGCGCGGCGCGCTGGCCGCCGATCTGAAGCCGCAGGGCATCGAGACGCGGCAGCTGGTGGAGGCCGGGCTGATGCGCGCCGGCGAGGGCGACAGCCCGCCATCGGATCTGTTCTTCAACCGCGTGATGTTCCCGATCCGCGACCGGCGCGGCCGCATCGTCTCCTTCGGCGGGCGGGTGCTGGGCGATGGCCAGCCGAAATACGTCAACGGGCCGGAGACCGAGCTCTTCTCCAAGCGCCGCAACCTCTACGCGCTGGATCTGGCGCGGGAGGCCGCCTTCAAGGGCGCGCCGGTGGTGGTGGTGGAGGGCTATATGGATGTCATCGCCCTGCACCAGGCCGGGTTCGGGGGCGCCGTGGCGCCGCTCGGCACCGCGCTGACCGAGGAGCAGCTGGCCGAGCTGTGGCGCATCGCGCCGCAGCCGGTGCTGTGTTTCGATGGCGACAAGGCCGGCGGCCGGGCGGCGTCGCGCGCCGCCGAGCTGGCGCTGCCGCTGCTCTCGCCGGAGCGCAGCCTGTCCTTCGCCACCCTGCCGGCGGGGGAGGATCCGGACACGCTGGTCGGCCGCGGCGGCCCGGCCGCCTTCCGCGCCGTGCTGGAGGCGGCGAGGCCACTCTCCGAGGTGCTGTACGGCATGCTGGCCGAGAAGCATCCCGGCACCACGCCGGAGGCGCGCGCGGCGCTGCGCCATGCGCTGGAGGGGGCGGCCGGCAGCATCCCGGACAAATTCCTGGCCGGCGAATATCGCCGCCAGCTGCTGGACCGTTTTTTCGAGAGCGGCCGCAGCCGGCCGCAGCCGGGGGGCGGTGGCGGGCGCGGCTTCGGGGTTGGCGGCTTCGGCAAGGGCGGTTTCAACAAGGGCGGCTTCGGCGGGCGCGGCCGCCCCGGCCCGCCGCCGCTGGCCCTGCCGCGGCCGGAGATCGATCCCGGCCAGGTGCGGCAGGAACAGGCGCGCTGCCTGCTGGCCATCGCCTTCGCGCATCCCTGGCTGCTGTCGGAGGTGGAGGAGGCCTTCGCCGCGCTCGACCTGCCGGAGGGGCTGCCGCAGCGGCTGCAGCACATTCTGTTGTCCTGGCCGCACCAGCATGGCCTGGGCGAGGAAGGCCGGGTTGAAGCCGCCGCCCTGCTGGACCACCTGCAGAAGGTGGAGCCCGAGGGGCATGCCTGGCTGCGGCAATGGCCGAAGCTGCTGCCGGCCGCGGCCGGGGCCGACGCGCTGCCGAAGCTGGTGGCGGAGCAATGGTGGTATTTCTTCGGCTGCCTGCGCGGCGAGGCGGCGTTGCGCGCCGAGCTGGCGGAAGCCCAGCAGGACCTCGCCCTCTCGGGCAGCCCGGCGGCACAGACCCGCATGATCCGGCTGAAGGAATTGCTGGCCGCCCAGCTGCGCGGCGAGATGGAGGAGGAAGGCGGGGCGTTCTAG
- the rpoD gene encoding RNA polymerase sigma factor RpoD produces MASKVANGTDTVENRDEAVEGALLDTLSAAVKKLVARGKERGYVTYDELNQALPSEEVSSELIEDTMAMLSELGINVVEAEETEEAEGAAKPAAKAEGAEEEEDEESGGNVDEESLGRTDDPVRMYLREMGSVELLSREGEIAIAKRIEAGRDMMIGGLCESPLTFQAILTWHNAVKEGRMLLRDVIDLEATAAAENPEAAPAPDEEFEEGEEGEGMGLSLSALEEKLKPEALATFEAIEELYGKLQKLSLKRMEAYTAGEEFASRTEKTYEKQRLELVALVEKVQLHNNRIEELVDQLKGLNRRITSLEGQVLRLAEASRVKREDFLQYWRGAEIDPAWFERIAALPQKSWKNFIERSREDVEQIRTQLSNTAALTGLPVDEFKRVYATVSRGERDMTQAKKEMIEANLRLVISIAKKYTNRGLQFLDLIQEGNIGLMKAVDKFEYRRGYKFSTYATWWIRQAITRSIADQARTIRIPVHMIETINKLVRTSRQMLHEIGREPQPEELADKLGMPLEKVRKVLKIAKEPISLETPIGDEEDSHLGDFIEDKAAIIPLDAAIQSNLREATTRVLASLTPREERVLRMRFGIGMNTDHTLEEVGQQFNVTRERIRQIEAKALRKLKHPSRSRKLRSFLDN; encoded by the coding sequence ATGGCGAGCAAGGTCGCGAACGGCACCGACACGGTCGAGAACCGCGATGAGGCGGTGGAGGGGGCGCTGCTCGATACCCTCTCCGCTGCGGTCAAGAAGCTGGTCGCGCGGGGCAAGGAACGCGGCTACGTCACCTATGACGAGCTCAACCAGGCACTTCCCTCCGAAGAGGTCTCCTCCGAGCTGATCGAGGACACCATGGCGATGCTGAGCGAGCTCGGCATCAATGTGGTCGAGGCCGAGGAGACCGAGGAGGCCGAGGGCGCCGCCAAGCCCGCAGCCAAGGCCGAGGGCGCCGAGGAGGAGGAGGACGAGGAGAGTGGCGGCAATGTGGACGAGGAAAGCCTCGGCCGCACCGACGACCCCGTCCGCATGTATCTCCGGGAGATGGGCAGCGTCGAGCTGCTCTCCCGCGAGGGCGAGATCGCCATCGCCAAGCGCATCGAGGCCGGGCGCGACATGATGATCGGCGGGCTCTGCGAGAGCCCGCTGACCTTCCAGGCCATCCTCACCTGGCACAATGCGGTCAAGGAAGGCCGCATGCTGCTGCGCGACGTCATCGACCTGGAGGCGACCGCGGCGGCCGAGAATCCCGAGGCCGCGCCCGCCCCGGATGAGGAATTCGAGGAAGGCGAGGAGGGCGAGGGCATGGGCCTCTCCCTCTCCGCGCTCGAAGAAAAACTGAAGCCGGAGGCGCTGGCCACCTTCGAGGCCATCGAGGAGCTCTACGGCAAGCTGCAGAAGCTCTCGCTGAAGCGGATGGAGGCCTATACGGCCGGCGAGGAATTCGCCTCCCGCACCGAGAAGACCTATGAGAAGCAGCGCCTGGAGCTGGTCGCCCTCGTCGAGAAGGTGCAGCTGCACAACAACCGGATCGAGGAGCTGGTCGACCAGCTCAAGGGTCTGAACCGGCGCATCACCTCGCTGGAGGGCCAGGTGCTGCGGCTCGCCGAGGCCAGCCGCGTCAAGCGCGAGGATTTTCTGCAGTATTGGCGCGGGGCGGAGATCGACCCGGCCTGGTTCGAGCGCATCGCGGCCCTGCCGCAGAAATCCTGGAAGAACTTCATCGAGCGCTCGCGCGAGGATGTGGAGCAGATCCGCACCCAGCTCTCCAACACCGCGGCGCTGACCGGCCTGCCGGTGGACGAGTTCAAGCGGGTCTATGCCACCGTCTCGCGCGGCGAGCGCGACATGACCCAGGCGAAGAAGGAGATGATCGAGGCCAACCTCCGCCTCGTCATTTCGATCGCCAAGAAATACACCAATCGCGGGCTGCAGTTCCTGGACCTGATCCAGGAGGGCAATATCGGCCTGATGAAGGCGGTCGATAAGTTCGAGTACCGCCGCGGCTACAAATTCTCGACCTATGCCACCTGGTGGATCCGCCAGGCGATCACCCGCTCGATCGCCGACCAGGCGCGCACCATCCGCATCCCCGTGCACATGATCGAGACGATCAACAAGCTGGTGCGGACCTCCCGCCAGATGCTGCACGAGATCGGCCGCGAGCCGCAGCCCGAGGAGCTGGCCGACAAGCTCGGCATGCCGCTCGAGAAGGTGCGCAAGGTGCTGAAGATCGCCAAGGAGCCGATCTCTCTCGAGACGCCGATCGGCGACGAGGAGGACAGCCATCTCGGCGACTTCATCGAGGACAAGGCGGCGATCATCCCGCTGGATGCCGCCATCCAGTCGAACCTGCGCGAGGCCACCACCCGCGTGCTGGCCAGCCTGACCCCGCGCGAGGAGCGGGTGCTGCGCATGCGCTTCGGCATCGGCATGAACACCGACCACACGCTGGAAGAGGTCGGCCAGCAGTTCAACGTGACGCGCGAGCGCATCCGCCAGATCGAGGCCAAGGCGCTGCGCAAGCTGAAGCACCCCAGCCGCAGCCGCAAGCTGCGCAGCTTCCTGGACAATTGA